TCCTGTTTAAAACTTATTGTCTCTTTAATTCCCTATTGAAGTTCTGTTTTAGGCTGTTTTTACATTGGTTTGATTGCTTGATCTAAACCAGAGTTTGATTCCATGCAATTGGCTCAAGTCCATGCTACAAGCTCCATTATAAAATCGCCCTTATTCCTTACTGGAAAAATTAAAAGTTGgaacaataaaaaatgcatggtgccttgAAGTCAAACTAATGTTAGACCACCAAAACAAAGAGGAGAATTCCAACAAATGGTCCAGACACTCACTCTGCAGTCATCTGGGCCACCAAGTCAAAAGAAGCAAAGCCAGCATTGAGGAAGTTGTCTCGGTAGCGGCTCATCTTGATGGCATCCAGCCAGTCGCCCACAGTGGTAAAGGTGGTGTAGTCAGGCACACAGCGGTCGAGGAGCGGCTGGGAGGCCctacagagaaagagaggagtggagataaaaagagagagagagagggttaGGTCACGCCAGGCCTCCACCACCAAAACCTCACCCCCAAACCCCCCACCACCACCTCTCCTGGCCTGTAGGGCCTGTACCTGCCACTGTGGCCTACTGGCTGGAGACATGCAGGGGCCTGCCAGAGAGAACTTCAAGGAAGCTGTGGGTGTGGGTCCATATGAAGCAGCACATTTATGGTCTTAAGATATGTTGCCTAACATGTAATTGATACTTAATATGCTACAATTCtatattaattgtattttatgatTCTATATTCCTTTACAATTTTCCTTATGCATGGCTTGATTTATCCAAGTAGGACAAAGAAGGTGTATCCACATCTTTTGTTGGTCCTGGAGCAGCACCCCTATTGTGATCTATTTGAGTAAATCATGTTTGCCTGCATGCACACAAACAAGATCCTTCTTGCACAATAGCACAACTAAATGTAATGTCATGCACAAAAGCAGCCATTTTAAATTAGACAAAATCAACAGAGACCAGACTTGATCTATGCCCAGATTTGGGTCTTAATAACTAACAATGAGGTCTGGGCAGTGGGGATTGGGAGGCAAAGTTTGAGAGCAAAGACACTCCTGTCTGCAAGCTCTCTGCTCTGCTGAACCTAGCTGTCTTTTGATGGCATTAGattaattaacaattaaaagcataagaaaaaagttaataaGAATGGAACAGAGGCTCTATTGAAGACAAGGTCTGTAGATGGATGGGGAGAGTGATTTTTAATAAGCTCCTGCCTTTAGGGCTGAAGGGTTTGTGGTCATTAACCTGGAAGGCAGCTTTCCTTAATGGAGCATTGTTAGAGCTGGTCTGGCTCTCACATCTTAGGGACATTGACTTTAAGAGAACACGGGAAAACTGTACGAGAAAACCAAAAGGATAAATTTCCATGCATAAATAACCTACCCTTAACTCAGCATAGAGAGTAATTATTAActaaacaaactgtttttagtttagttaaGGAATGGATCACTAAAGATATTACACAGTACATCAAGTACATCGGTACAGGAGCCCATCTCTCATTCTTTCTTTAAGCTCAGCAGGCAGGCCACCTCTCCATTGGCCCCTTTAAAATCTTGTTACTTGCTAATTAAACCATTCCCATCTCTGAATTACAGTAACTAATTATTCTTCCTTTATCCTATGATCATTGCAGAGTAGACAAAGTGTCTCCCACTGTTTCCTGGTTGTTGGACCTATGGCCCAGAGGCAGGCACCCCGAAGAGGGTCAAAACCCGCCTGAAGCTTCTTGCTAACAATTACTGTGTGTATCACTGAAACAATACAATGCTGATCAATTCTATTATATAGTGACTGGCATCTTATGTCATTAAATATCTCAAACAGAAAAAGCTCTAGTAAGTGTAGACCCAAGCAAGCATCTCAGGCAAAACAATCAATAGCCCTGTGATGGTGCAAttaaactaaatgttttattgactGAAGGTAATCTTAATTTCTATAATGTCAGAGTTTCTCAGCTTACAATATTGTTTGTCAACTGAAAATTATCTGAAATCAATGGTCTCTTAATTTAAATGCCTCTGTAACTCACAGGGCCTAAttctgaatttaaaatgaaagaaccAGTTTGAATAAGTCTTTAATACTGCTTGCATTGTTGAGAAGATACAAATCATGCAAACATATTAACTAACATGCTAATATGAGTCAGTCCATGTGTGCCCTTACCCAGAATGTGTGCTGGTGACCACCTTAAGGCTGGCGGCATTGCGAATAAGTTTGTCCAGGGTGTTGACGATCTGGGAGAACTTAGGTCTCAAGTTCCTTTCTTTCACCCAGCAGTCTAGCATAAGTTGATGCAAGGCAGTAGGGCAGTCCATGGGTGGGGGCAGTCGGTAGTCCTGCTCGACTGCGTTAATCACCTGttgatcaaaaaataataattgtttggCTTTAGTTTACTCTCAAATTAAGTTGAATAGAGGCAAAGTAGAGCAGAAACTCACATCTTGGTTGCTCATGTCCCAGTATGGGCGTTCGCCATATGACATCACCTCCCACATCACAATGCCGTAGCTCCAGACATCACTGGCTGAGGTGAATTTCCTATAAGCAATAGCCTCTGGAGCTGTCCAGCGAATAGGGATCTTTCCCCCCTATAGATGCAAGATCATACAATGATTTTTAACCTCAGTTAGGagctaaacatttttaattgctATACATATTAAAGGATCAAGGTGTGAATGCTGACCAATGAGCTGGTGTAGGTGGGGTCAGTGGGATCATCCTCCAAGAAACGAGAAAGACCAAAATCGGACACCTTACACACCAGGTTGCTGTTGACTAGAATGTTACGAGCAGCCAGATCACGGTGCACATAGTTCATGTCGGACAGATATTTCATGCCAGCTGCAATGCCTCTCAACATACCGACGAGCTGGATGACTGTGAACTGTCCATCATTTAGCTgttggagagagagagtgggaaAATCACAGACCCATTCATAACAGAAATGTCTGCTGTCTAAGTGTTTTTAACTTTCCAGGATGTTACTCATCAGCCAGCTGATTCATCTTTGAATGTCACAGCTAGCAGCTACGCTATTTGTCATCTCTATTCAGAAAGTTCAGGATGTTTTTCAAGGGGATAGGTGAGAacatctctttttttattattattagtttattaGAAAACTACTGCTTGGATAAAATGTGTGCTATAACCACAGCAATTATGGTATTCATTTTATGAAGTAGAtcactttttttatgaaatattacttGCATTTCCACAAATGTTCCACAACAGGAATCCAGGCATCaaactaaaaaataactaaataactaaataaataaataaattaataaattttattatgGGAGTAATCATCTCTAACCCGGAGAAAGGAATCCAGTGCTCCGTTCTCCATGAACTCAGTGACAATCATGACTGGCCGACTCTTTGTCACAACCCCTTCCAGGCGAATAATATTAGGATGATCAAATTGGCCCATGATGCTGGCCTCACTCAGGAAGTCTCTTCTTTGGCGCTCTGTGTAGCCTGCCTTCAGAGTCTTGATGGCCACAATGATCTCACGCCGTCCAGGGAGCTTCAGACGGCCACGACACACCTCTCCAAATTCTCCTACATAGGTATTGTACAGACGAGAAAGAGGCAGAAAGGGTGGAGAGGAGAGGGGAGAGTGGAGGAGTGTGGGAGAGAAAGGGGAGAGGGACAGTTACTGGTTAGAATCAAGGAGCCAGGGGGAAGCAGGGGGAGACAGCAAAAGAAGCCAGGGCTAAAGGTGATGCTATTGGAGTGTATCCAGGGGGCAAGGGAAAGGGTAGGGTGAGGTCAGGAATGCTTAAATGGGAAAGGGTCTTGGAGAGTTGTTGGGGGTTGGGGTACCAAAAAGGAAATGGAAAAAGTAAGGCAATAGAGGAAGGGGTAAGGGGCAGAAGCAGCGAATGCTAGGGTGTGGAGGGAGTGAAGGTAGTAATGTGGGAAGTAGGTGGGGACAGAAGCTTGGGAGGATTGGATAGCTTGCGTCTGCAATCTAGGCCAATGTGTAAGCAGGTGCAAGAGAAACAGAAGGGTCAGGGAAGGACATGGTAGGGGTTCATCACTTTAGACGAAGCTGGGAAATAGCAGGTTCAGGTAGCAGCGTTAGATGTTAAAAGCCTTGTTTGTTGGAGTCTGGCATGGGGCTCCTCAACTTCATTCCATTACAACATGGCTGCAAAGTCTTACTGAACCAGAATCCTACTTCTCTTTGCTTTTGGCTCTTAGAAACTAAACTGCTAACAGTAATGTTAAGATGTAGAAAATTTACCAAACAAAGGGGAGTGGTCTCGAGGGCAGGAAGGAGCACCATGGACGGAGAAGTTAACAGGTCATAGGGTCAGGAGGACAATTAGTTGTCCAAGAGGTATAATCAGGCTCAGGACAGGCTTGGTAAGTTAGCAGGAATGGTAGCTCTATAGTTAGCTCTGAAGATAACCTCAGAAGCTCCATTTTGTAAGTAAAGCTGTTAGAGACATTGGTAAGGTGCTAAGGGATTGGATTTTGGAGCGGGATGAGTTGATTGAAGTACCGCTTGGAGTGAAGTCCTCTAAAGGTATGGCCTGGGTGTGCCTAGCTGTCTTCCCCCTGTTGCTCAGGAGCTTGTGTTGTTGGTTACCTGCGCCAATGACCTCCTCGATTTTCACACAGGAAACGTCAATCTCTTTGGCAAACTCGCGGATGGCCTCATTTGGGTCCTCGTAGGTGAATGGGTCAATGTAGACCTTCATCCCCGGAGTGACTATAGGGGATTCAATAGTGCGAATAGCCGTATGAATCACACTGCCATAATACACAAGATTTATAGCATTGTTAGTCATTCAATGGCAAGTAAACTCTGTAGAGACTTACTGTATTGTTGGAGTTTTTCTGTATATTCTGATTCTGAGCCATTGCGTTGCTTCCTGTTAACCAAAGACAATACAGTCGGTTACAAAAGGTTCATGATTTCTTAACTAAATGTAGGAAAATAAGTATTTTGAAAAGGACCTTTTTTTTCCCTGCCAGCCCCTTCAGGGACATAAATTGAGGTCGATTAAAGAAAGGGAATGATATGACAATTAAGAGAACAACAGATTCAGCCTCAAGAGACCCTTGTCACTTCATTTGACTGAATGGTGGAAGTGAAATCTGCATAAAAACAGTAGCAGCATTGGTTGTCTTGCTCCAGTTACATACTAAGGAATCTTTACTGCCACATTGTTTAATTCACTCCTGTCTTTTAATTCTTTCCTTCACACTTTCTCCACTATCAGTCCattaaatgcaatgcaatttcAACCCCCCTCTAGTACATGTTAATGCAATCCCTTTGTTGTCTAACTAGTAACCGGGCCAATAATACCCGCTGGTGATTTGTATCTCATTTCCAATTCAAATTCAGTTCCGGAATATGCCAAGgcctacatttttttaatcGCAGACAAGTTAAGATACTGAGACACACTGTGCTGAttagaaagaaagagagtgcAAACTGAGAATTTTTGCATGATAAGGTTTTAAACACACAGCTGCCTTGCCATCAGCTGTGGAGATGGAAAGGTGGCCACAAGATGGAAACTGCCAGTGCCAACGATCACCAGGACACTGCGGAGTTCCAATGTAGGGCACATGCACATTTGAGACCACTGGATACAATTTACAAAGTAAAAGACCCAAAATAACTGACAACCAAAAATGAATCTGCTTCTGAGAGTGCCTAAAATGCATCCATTAATTGTCCAATAGGCTCCAAGCAAGCATTATAGGTGACTAAATTACATATCCATTCAAAGAGTTTCATAGGTATACTTTGACATCTAATTATTTCTTCGACATTTGATGTGATTTGATGTGATACTGAAAATAATTAAGGTAAGTAAAATTTACCTGAGGCAGACAATGGCAATAACCACCACAACAATGATGAAGACCAGCCCTGCCGTTAGAGAGCCCACAATGAGGGGTAACTGCTCCTGTAGAGTCTTGTCTGCATCAGCTTTGTGAGGCACACAAAGAGAGATATCATAGGAAATATTCAAGAGAATCGTATTTCTCAGATCtatttatagcatttatttttctatgAGTGTTATTTATAGGATTATTAATGCAAAAGTTCCTCTTAGATTCACACCAATGCTTGATATGCTTTGGAAAGACATAATTTTATGTGATAATCTAGGAATATAGGGTGTTTTACATACTCTGGTGGTTGGTGCTGAAGTCGGTAGGGCTGCTATAGCGGCCATACCCAGCCACCGTTCGGGCTCGAACCTGCACCACATACGGCGTGCCCGGCTTCAAACCCTCGATGCGTGCCGAGCTACGCTGGGCTGTCATGGTGTGGGCAATAGCTTCTCCCTGGTCCTGTGGGAACAGTGATAAAACAAGCCATATAAAACCAGCCAGCACCCAAAAGAGAGCGTCTGGCAGCTCTAGTTTAATCTGTCAGTACAACACATCAAACACGGAGCAGATATGCCTGGCTCTTTCTTCTCCTCTATGCAAATCCTCCTGCCTCCATCCCTGCCAAGCACCGACTGCCTCGCGGTATCAGCATTCAAAAGAAGGGGATGAATCAAGGAAGGAGTTAGGGAGGAGAGTGTTAGGgtatgagagagaaagagaggaagggTTGATGCTGTTGTCAGGATGAACGATTATGTATAGAGCAGAGGATGACAGTGGTGGAATTGTGATTGAATGCCTTTTGCTTCATTGACTTACACTGGCTCTTACCTTCTCATGGTATTTAATCTCGTAATCCAAGATGATGCCATTTGGTTTTTCAGGGGGGAGCCAGGAAAGACTCATGGCGTTGGATGAGGCCCCCATCAGGTGGACAGTAGGAACTGCAGAGGGAGCTATGTGGGGGGAAATGAGAGAAATCCCATTTTAATGAAAActgaatttctttttcttttcttttttttttttttttttttctccagattTAGAGCATGGTCACATTCAGGATTACCAAAGAGCTGCTTTGAAGTATAAGCATCAGACAGCCCTTAGTCTTGGGCACTTTCGGGGGCCCAGCCTCTCAAACTACACAGACAGAATAGATTCTTAAGTCTCTTGTGAAAAGCACCATGACAGACAAACCGGAAGGCTTGGTATCTGGCAGATCCAGTCCACACAACTTACAATACAAcctacacacacatgcaaatatGTGTATAGCTGCACACACCCTCTGTTCACTCCCTAATCTCTTGTTATGGCCCATGATGCCTTCTTCTTACTGACTGCCTTCCACATATAGATTAatcttatattttttatattgtgatATCATTTTCATGATGATTATTCACATTCTTTCCCAATTCAATGTAATGTGATTAATGTAATGCGTATGACGTCTTATTGATTGATTTCAAACTCTAATGTATCTTTTGTTTAAAGAATGAAATGTGACATTTTCACCCATATATTTGTGTTCACAGAAGTTCTTCCATAGCACCTTACTTATCTTAGCACCCAGTTTTACATAATCTATACTGTCCCCATTTGTCCTCAGACCTGATGTTGCCGTCTCCAGTTTCTGATGTTATCAAGTTCTGTTCACACACTACAGTAGCTCTCAACATCCCCTACTTTCTtgcctctgtctctctctcccttgctttttctttgttaaaaatgttttaatcccCAGGTCCGGCTCTTTGATCCTTTCCCTAGTAGCTCTTTAttattctgtctgtctctttgtCCGCCTCCCCCAAATGCTTGCTCTCCCCAACCCAACAGCATCCACCTCCTAACCTAGGCCTTGCTCAGAAAAGCCTCACCCTGAAAACAATACTCCCTGGGCAGCCTGCTTGCTTACTCTCACCCCAGGATTAAGGGGCCTCATCCTGTGGAGACAGTGGAAGTAACCATGACGTCCCTTGAGCTGACGgcccatatttattttttgtcttaaaaGGTGGATGAATATTCAGGCACAGTCCTAGGAGATAATCTTCTCATAGACTCTCCTGAATTTTTAGAATCATGGGGGTGGGCTGCTGTGTGGGTGTGCATGTCACCCTGGGATTGACTTATGTGCAACAACAGCCTGGGTCATATTACAATGCATGTGGTCAATCCCTGATAGCAAACAGAGGCATTCTTGCAGCTGGGTGCCAGCATAGAGTGCTAAGGAGAGAGTTAAGCATATGTATGACTCTAATAGCTATCCTGAGAAGACCAGTGATCAAATAAAATCTTGTATTAAACAATAAGAGGCTGTTTCCACGTGGTTAATGCATCTCCACATCTCACTAACCCTGGAATGCTCTAGCCTAGAGTAGCTTAGCTTTGCTACTGAGCATTATAGCATAGCTGTCTGGCATCAATGCATTCAATGGGCTGAGCTCTTTGAGTTAGTGTCGTGGGTTGAGGTATCTTAAGATAACcattacagtgttttttttttttttttaaccatggtAGCTGGTTGACTGATAACCAACTTGAAGCAGAAACAATTCATTCAACTCACCAGCCTGGTTGGTGGTGATGTTAACAGAGGCAAACTGAGGTGCATAGGGACTCTTGTTGGAGACTCCATTGACGGCCTGAATCTCAAAGCTGTACTGGGTGTGAGCCTGAAGGTTTCTGACCGTCACATGTCTCTCAGTAAGCCCAAGGTGGCGGGGAGAGATATCCACATTGTCATCACACCGTGTACAGGTTCCACGTTCGGGCAGACATTTCTTACAGATGACGTTATAGAGAAGGTCCTCCCTTCCACCTTGGTCACGTGGCTCGCTCCACTCAAGTACAAGCGATGTCTCATTTACAATGGAGATGACACTGCGTGGAGCTGACGGAACAGCtgcaaaaagaaaatatttttcttgttaTTCTTCTGAAGATacaattaaacatttcaatCAGTTAAGCGCTTCTTGTTGTGTTCAGATAATTTAGTATTCATAACCCTGTCTAAAAGATCATCCTAAGGTGGTCTCCCTGTTTAGTAAAGCTGGTGTTCAGTTGGTCTAGCTGTTTGGCCAGCTGATTTCCCAATGCCCAATTGACAAGTTCCCCAAACTCCAACACAACTATCAAGCAGTGGAAACCAGAATGGTGAGCAGCTAAGAACGTCAGACCACATtaggcttttttttatttatttatttattttttatgcagaaaatgtaatcaaattggTCAAATGGGGCTTCATTTACACTCAATGCATATTAAGCGCTTTCATGTAACTAAAATTAAGCAA
The DNA window shown above is from Ctenopharyngodon idella isolate HZGC_01 chromosome 10, HZGC01, whole genome shotgun sequence and carries:
- the LOC127520532 gene encoding ephrin type-B receptor 3-like isoform X4; this translates as MTMDYLLFLCGFLLPLSSAVEETLMDTKWATTELAWTSHPETGWEEVSGYDDAMNPIRTYQVCNVRELNQNNWLRSDFIPRKDVLRVYVEMKFTVRDCNSIPNIPGSCKETFNLFYYESDSDSATATSPFWMENPYVKVDTIAPDESFSMLESGRVNTKIRSFGPLSKAGFYLAFQDLGACMSLISVRVFYKKCSTTIANFAVFPETATGAEATSLVIAPGTCVPNALEVSVPLKLYCNGDGEWMVPVGSCTCMAGFEPAVKETQCQACSPGTFKSKQGEGFCSPCPPNSRTSSGAASICSCRTGYYRADNDSPESGCTTVPSAPRSVISIVNETSLVLEWSEPRDQGGREDLLYNVICKKCLPERGTCTRCDDNVDISPRHLGLTERHVTVRNLQAHTQYSFEIQAVNGVSNKSPYAPQFASVNITTNQAAPSAVPTVHLMGASSNAMSLSWLPPEKPNGIILDYEIKYHEKDQGEAIAHTMTAQRSSARIEGLKPGTPYVVQVRARTVAGYGRYSSPTDFSTNHQTDADKTLQEQLPLIVGSLTAGLVFIIVVVVIAIVCLRKQRNGSESEYTEKLQQYITPGMKVYIDPFTYEDPNEAIREFAKEIDVSCVKIEEVIGAGEFGEVCRGRLKLPGRREIIVAIKTLKAGYTERQRRDFLSEASIMGQFDHPNIIRLEGVVTKSRPVMIVTEFMENGALDSFLRLNDGQFTVIQLVGMLRGIAAGMKYLSDMNYVHRDLAARNILVNSNLVCKVSDFGLSRFLEDDPTDPTYTSSLGGKIPIRWTAPEAIAYRKFTSASDVWSYGIVMWEVMSYGERPYWDMSNQDVINAVEQDYRLPPPMDCPTALHQLMLDCWVKERNLRPKFSQIVNTLDKLIRNAASLKVVTSTHSGASQPLLDRCVPDYTTFTTVGDWLDAIKMSRYRDNFLNAGFASFDLVAQMTAEDLLRIGVTLAGHQKKILGSIQDMRLQMNQTLPVQV
- the LOC127520532 gene encoding ephrin type-B receptor 3-like isoform X2, giving the protein MTMDYLLFLCGFLLPLSSAVEETLMDTKWATTELAWTSHPETGWEEVSGYDDAMNPIRTYQVCNVRELNQNNWLRSDFIPRKDVLRVYVEMKFTVRDCNSIPNIPGSCKETFNLFYYESDSDSATATSPFWMENPYVKVDTIAPDESFSMLESGRVNTKIRSFGPLSKAGFYLAFQDLGACMSLISVRVFYKKCSTTIANFAVFPETATGAEATSLVIAPGTCVPNALEVSVPLKLYCNGDGEWMVPVGSCTCMAGFEPAVKETQCQACSPGTFKSKQGEGFCSPCPPNSRTSSGAASICSCRTGYYRADNDSPESGCTTVPSAPRSVISIVNETSLVLEWSEPRDQGGREDLLYNVICKKCLPERGTCTRCDDNVDISPRHLGLTERHVTVRNLQAHTQYSFEIQAVNGVSNKSPYAPQFASVNITTNQAAPSAVPTVHLMGASSNAMSLSWLPPEKPNGIILDYEIKYHEKDQGEAIAHTMTAQRSSARIEGLKPGTPYVVQVRARTVAGYGRYSSPTDFSTNHQTDADKTLQEQLPLIVGSLTAGLVFIIVVVVIAIVCLRKQRNGSESEYTEKLQQYITPGMKVYIDPFTYEDPNEAIREFAKEIDVSCVKIEEVIGAGNQQHKLLSNRGKTARHTQAIPLEDFTPSGEFGEVCRGRLKLPGRREIIVAIKTLKAGYTERQRRDFLSEASIMGQFDHPNIIRLEGVVTKSRPVMIVTEFMENGALDSFLRLNDGQFTVIQLVGMLRGIAAGMKYLSDMNYVHRDLAARNILVNSNLVCKVSDFGLSRFLEDDPTDPTYTSSLGGKIPIRWTAPEAIAYRKFTSASDVWSYGIVMWEVMSYGERPYWDMSNQDVINAVEQDYRLPPPMDCPTALHQLMLDCWVKERNLRPKFSQIVNTLDKLIRNAASLKVVTSTHSGASQPLLDRCVPDYTTFTTVGDWLDAIKMSRYRDNFLNAGFASFDLVAQMTAEDLLRIGVTLAGHQKKILGSIQDMRLQMNQTLPVQV
- the LOC127520532 gene encoding ephrin type-B receptor 3-like isoform X3, with translation MTMDYLLFLCGFLLPLSSAVEETLMDTKWATTELAWTSHPETGWEEVSGYDDAMNPIRTYQVCNVRELNQNNWLRSDFIPRKDVLRVYVEMKFTVRDCNSIPNIPGSCKETFNLFYYESDSDSATATSPFWMENPYVKVDTIAPDESFSMLESGRVNTKIRSFGPLSKAGFYLAFQDLGACMSLISVRVFYKKCSTTIANFAVFPETATGAEATSLVIAPGTCVPNALEVSVPLKLYCNGDGEWMVPVGSCTCMAGFEPAVKETQCQACSPGTFKSKQGEGFCSPCPPNSRTSSGAASICSCRTGYYRADNDSPESGCTTVPSAPRSVISIVNETSLVLEWSEPRDQGGREDLLYNVICKKCLPERGTCTRCDDNVDISPRHLGLTERHVTVRNLQAHTQYSFEIQAVNGVSNKSPYAPQFASVNITTNQAAPSAVPTVHLMGASSNAMSLSWLPPEKPNGIILDYEIKYHEKDQGEAIAHTMTAQRSSARIEGLKPGTPYVVQVRARTVAGYGRYSSPTDFSTNHQTDADKTLQEQLPLIVGSLTAGLVFIIVVVVIAIVCLRKQRNGSESEYTEKLQQYKSPIVTPGMKVYIDPFTYEDPNEAIREFAKEIDVSCVKIEEVIGAGEFGEVCRGRLKLPGRREIIVAIKTLKAGYTERQRRDFLSEASIMGQFDHPNIIRLEGVVTKSRPVMIVTEFMENGALDSFLRLNDGQFTVIQLVGMLRGIAAGMKYLSDMNYVHRDLAARNILVNSNLVCKVSDFGLSRFLEDDPTDPTYTSSLGGKIPIRWTAPEAIAYRKFTSASDVWSYGIVMWEVMSYGERPYWDMSNQDVINAVEQDYRLPPPMDCPTALHQLMLDCWVKERNLRPKFSQIVNTLDKLIRNAASLKVVTSTHSGASQPLLDRCVPDYTTFTTVGDWLDAIKMSRYRDNFLNAGFASFDLVAQMTAEDLLRIGVTLAGHQKKILGSIQDMRLQMNQTLPVQV
- the LOC127520532 gene encoding ephrin type-B receptor 3-like isoform X1; protein product: MTMDYLLFLCGFLLPLSSAVEETLMDTKWATTELAWTSHPETGWEEVSGYDDAMNPIRTYQVCNVRELNQNNWLRSDFIPRKDVLRVYVEMKFTVRDCNSIPNIPGSCKETFNLFYYESDSDSATATSPFWMENPYVKVDTIAPDESFSMLESGRVNTKIRSFGPLSKAGFYLAFQDLGACMSLISVRVFYKKCSTTIANFAVFPETATGAEATSLVIAPGTCVPNALEVSVPLKLYCNGDGEWMVPVGSCTCMAGFEPAVKETQCQACSPGTFKSKQGEGFCSPCPPNSRTSSGAASICSCRTGYYRADNDSPESGCTTVPSAPRSVISIVNETSLVLEWSEPRDQGGREDLLYNVICKKCLPERGTCTRCDDNVDISPRHLGLTERHVTVRNLQAHTQYSFEIQAVNGVSNKSPYAPQFASVNITTNQAAPSAVPTVHLMGASSNAMSLSWLPPEKPNGIILDYEIKYHEKDQGEAIAHTMTAQRSSARIEGLKPGTPYVVQVRARTVAGYGRYSSPTDFSTNHQTDADKTLQEQLPLIVGSLTAGLVFIIVVVVIAIVCLRKQRNGSESEYTEKLQQYKSPIVTPGMKVYIDPFTYEDPNEAIREFAKEIDVSCVKIEEVIGAGNQQHKLLSNRGKTARHTQAIPLEDFTPSGEFGEVCRGRLKLPGRREIIVAIKTLKAGYTERQRRDFLSEASIMGQFDHPNIIRLEGVVTKSRPVMIVTEFMENGALDSFLRLNDGQFTVIQLVGMLRGIAAGMKYLSDMNYVHRDLAARNILVNSNLVCKVSDFGLSRFLEDDPTDPTYTSSLGGKIPIRWTAPEAIAYRKFTSASDVWSYGIVMWEVMSYGERPYWDMSNQDVINAVEQDYRLPPPMDCPTALHQLMLDCWVKERNLRPKFSQIVNTLDKLIRNAASLKVVTSTHSGASQPLLDRCVPDYTTFTTVGDWLDAIKMSRYRDNFLNAGFASFDLVAQMTAEDLLRIGVTLAGHQKKILGSIQDMRLQMNQTLPVQV
- the LOC127520532 gene encoding ephrin type-B receptor 3-like isoform X6 — translated: MTMDYLLFLCGFLLPLSSAVEETLMDTKWATTELAWTSHPETGWEEVSGYDDAMNPIRTYQVCNVRELNQNNWLRSDFIPRKDVLRVYVEMKFTVRDCNSIPNIPGSCKETFNLFYYESDSDSATATSPFWMENPYVKVDTIAPDESFSMLESGRVNTKIRSFGPLSKAGFYLAFQDLGACMSLISVRVFYKKCSTTIANFAVFPETATGAEATSLVIAPGTCVPNALEVSVPLKLYCNGDGEWMVPVGSCTCMAGFEPAVKETQCQACSPGTFKSKQGEGFCSPCPPNSRTSSGAASICSCRTGYYRADNDSPESGCTTVPSAPRSVISIVNETSLVLEWSEPRDQGGREDLLYNVICKKCLPERGTCTRCDDNVDISPRHLGLTERHVTVRNLQAHTQYSFEIQAVNGVSNKSPYAPQFASVNITTNQAAPSAVPTVHLMGASSNAMSLSWLPPEKPNGIILDYEIKYHEKDQGEAIAHTMTAQRSSARIEGLKPGTPYVVQVRARTVAGYGRYSSPTDFSTNHQTDADKTLQEQLPLIVGSLTAGLVFIIVVVVIAIVCLRKQRNGSESEYTEKLQQYITPGMKVYIDPFTYEDPNEAIREFAKEIDVSCVKIEEVIGAGEFGEVCRGRLKLPGRREIIVAIKTLKAGYTERQRRDFLSEASIMGQFDHPNIIRLEGVVTKSRPVMIVTEFMENGALDSFLRLNDGQFTVIQLVGMLRGIAAGMKYLSDMNYVHRDLAARNILVNSNLVCKVSDFGLSRFLEDDPTDPTYTSSLGGKIPIRWTAPEAIAYRKFTSASDVWSYGIVMWEVMSYGERPYWDMSNQDVINAVEQDYRLPPPMDCPTALHQLMLDCWVKERNLRPKFSQIVNTLDKLIRNAASLKVVTSTHSGDLLRIGVTLAGHQKKILGSIQDMRLQMNQTLPVQV
- the LOC127520532 gene encoding ephrin type-B receptor 3-like isoform X5; the protein is MTMDYLLFLCGFLLPLSSAVEETLMDTKWATTELAWTSHPETGWEEVSGYDDAMNPIRTYQVCNVRELNQNNWLRSDFIPRKDVLRVYVEMKFTVRDCNSIPNIPGSCKETFNLFYYESDSDSATATSPFWMENPYVKVDTIAPDESFSMLESGRVNTKIRSFGPLSKAGFYLAFQDLGACMSLISVRVFYKKCSTTIANFAVFPETATGAEATSLVIAPGTCVPNALEVSVPLKLYCNGDGEWMVPVGSCTCMAGFEPAVKETQCQACSPGTFKSKQGEGFCSPCPPNSRTSSGAASICSCRTGYYRADNDSPESGCTTVPSAPRSVISIVNETSLVLEWSEPRDQGGREDLLYNVICKKCLPERGTCTRCDDNVDISPRHLGLTERHVTVRNLQAHTQYSFEIQAVNGVSNKSPYAPQFASVNITTNQAAPSAVPTVHLMGASSNAMSLSWLPPEKPNGIILDYEIKYHEKDQGEAIAHTMTAQRSSARIEGLKPGTPYVVQVRARTVAGYGRYSSPTDFSTNHQTDADKTLQEQLPLIVGSLTAGLVFIIVVVVIAIVCLRKQRNGSESEYTEKLQQYKSPIVTPGMKVYIDPFTYEDPNEAIREFAKEIDVSCVKIEEVIGAGNQQHKLLSNRGKTARHTQAIPLEDFTPSGEFGEVCRGRLKLPGRREIIVAIKTLKAGYTERQRRDFLSEASIMGQFDHPNIIRLEGVVTKSRPVMIVTEFMENGALDSFLRLNDGQFTVIQLVGMLRGIAAGMKYLSDMNYVHRDLAARNILVNSNLVCKVSDFGLSRFLEDDPTDPTYTSSLGGKIPIRWTAPEAIAYRKFTSASDVWSYGIVMWEVMSYGERPYWDMSNQDVINAVEQDYRLPPPMDCPTALHQLMLDCWVKERNLRPKFSQIVNTLDKLIRNAASLKVVTSTHSGDLLRIGVTLAGHQKKILGSIQDMRLQMNQTLPVQV